A genomic segment from Desulfovibrio sp. encodes:
- a CDS encoding PHP domain-containing protein — translation MKFIDLHTHSSASDGTDSPAQLVAKAHAAGLAAVAITDHDTLSGLDEGQQAGRDLGIEVVRGCEISTGTELGELHILGLWLPQNPQPLLDRLCWLREKRAERNMGIVQKLQDLGYDISMEEVLAAARGESVGRPHIAEVLLRKGFAKDVRQVFREFLGSRGKAYLPKTVLEPEESVSLLASAGATVCLAHPLLWRAPAGWLDTMVARLKDYGLSAIEAYHSEHSEADIRTCLALAKRFDLGVSGGSDYHGSNKPTIRLGQGYGGLRVSQSVYEGLKQRRMSAGLDI, via the coding sequence ATGAAATTTATTGATCTGCACACGCATTCTTCTGCCTCTGACGGCACGGATTCTCCGGCGCAGCTCGTGGCCAAAGCCCATGCAGCGGGTCTTGCCGCCGTGGCCATAACCGATCATGACACGCTTTCTGGGCTGGACGAAGGCCAGCAGGCCGGACGGGATCTGGGCATTGAGGTCGTGCGCGGGTGCGAGATATCCACCGGCACAGAGCTGGGTGAACTGCATATTCTTGGCCTGTGGCTGCCACAAAACCCGCAACCTCTGCTTGATCGGCTTTGCTGGCTGCGCGAGAAGCGCGCCGAGCGCAACATGGGTATTGTGCAAAAACTGCAGGATCTCGGGTACGACATCAGCATGGAAGAAGTGCTGGCCGCCGCCAGAGGCGAGAGCGTGGGGAGGCCCCATATTGCCGAAGTGTTGCTGCGCAAGGGTTTCGCCAAGGATGTACGACAGGTCTTCAGGGAATTTCTGGGCAGCCGTGGCAAGGCCTATCTGCCCAAAACCGTGCTGGAGCCTGAAGAAAGCGTAAGCCTGCTGGCTTCAGCGGGCGCAACGGTGTGCCTTGCCCATCCCCTGCTGTGGAGGGCCCCTGCCGGCTGGCTGGACACCATGGTGGCGCGCCTCAAGGATTATGGCCTGAGCGCCATTGAAGCCTATCACAGCGAACATTCCGAGGCCGATATACGCACCTGCCTTGCTTTGGCCAAGCGCTTTGATCTTGGTGTTTCCGGCGGTTCGGACTACCACGGATCCAACAAACCCACCATCCGTCTTGGGCAGGGCTATGGAGGCTTGCGCGTAAGCCAGTCAGTGTATGAAGGGCTCAAGCAACGTCGCATGTCCGCAGGTCTGGATATCTGA
- the yfcE gene encoding phosphodiesterase gives MRLLVASDLHGSVESLRFLLERARQLAPDALVLLGDLVYHGPRNPLPQGYDTRSVLQTMPDLTTLPCPVIAVRGNCDAEVDLGLLPFAVTESTWIEADGLNIFASHGHHLPERPPCPGIKPGTVLLRGHTHVPRGETIDGLHFWNPGSLSLPKGGSPRTYGMIESGVFTVLDMQGGEILRHAPAGL, from the coding sequence ATGCGCCTGCTGGTTGCTTCTGACCTGCACGGCTCTGTGGAAAGCCTGCGCTTTCTGCTGGAGAGAGCGCGTCAGCTTGCTCCGGACGCGCTGGTACTGCTGGGCGATCTGGTGTACCACGGCCCGCGCAATCCCCTGCCTCAAGGCTACGATACACGCTCGGTGCTGCAAACCATGCCAGACCTCACCACCCTGCCCTGCCCGGTCATAGCCGTGCGCGGCAACTGTGATGCAGAGGTGGACCTTGGGTTGTTGCCCTTCGCAGTTACGGAGTCGACGTGGATTGAGGCCGATGGCCTGAACATTTTTGCCAGCCACGGGCATCACCTGCCCGAACGCCCCCCGTGCCCCGGCATCAAACCCGGCACGGTGCTGCTGCGCGGGCACACCCATGTGCCGCGCGGCGAAACCATTGACGGCCTGCACTTCTGGAATCCCGGTTCACTTTCTCTGCCCAAGGGGGGATCGCCCCGCACCTACGGCATGATCGAAAGTGGCGTTTTCACCGTGCTGGACATGCAGGGCGGCGAAATTTTGCGTCATGCACCCGCAGGGCTCTAG
- the acs gene encoding acetate--CoA ligase yields MSQERITTLLNENRSYLPPEHGKTSAWVCGPEEYNALCSRALEDPNDFWGARASQLIHWFKRWDKVLEADEVNHKYKWFTGGVLNASFNCIDRHLISGRRNKAALIWQGEKETDVRCYTYQMLYTEVCRVAHALSSLRIRKGDHVALYMPMIPELFIAMLACARIGAIHTAIFSGYAEGGVRSRIQGCKARVVITADAAVRGGKFKPLKANLDPILEKCPSVAHVVVVKHAGIEGVNMQRNRDVWWHDLIDDFTLNPDFPCEPMDANDTLFLLHTSGSTGKPTGVMHSTGGYLTYAAHSTQWCFDMRDDDVYWCTADAGWITGHTYGVYGPLSLGATTLMFEGVPTWPYPDRYWRIVENFRVNIFYTAPTVIRSLMRMNEAWTERYDLRSLRILGSVGEPINPEAWHWYHKNIGGGELPIVDTWWQTETGGAMIAPMPYATKLKPGSASKPLPGIDAAVIGTASRDGDIAEAGSKAGHLVIRRPWPGMMQGVYNDEEKYQSYFSRFGCYSSGDAAEIDQDGYFWILGRVDDSINVSGHRLSTAEIEAVLAACPEVGEAAVVPMPHALKGEGIYAYVVTRDEVPWSAQLRVKLRDAVRRDIGALASPEFIQFVDAMPKTTSGKIIRRMLRKIAGDSYEDIGDTTSLAEPDVIGKIIEGHRNLVAGRHETEGAPQGEAAAAKE; encoded by the coding sequence ATGTCCCAGGAAAGGATCACGACGCTCTTGAATGAGAACCGCAGCTATCTTCCACCTGAGCACGGCAAAACTTCTGCATGGGTATGTGGGCCAGAAGAATATAATGCTCTCTGCAGCCGCGCACTGGAAGACCCCAACGACTTTTGGGGTGCGCGAGCATCGCAGTTGATCCACTGGTTCAAACGCTGGGACAAAGTACTTGAAGCAGATGAGGTAAATCACAAGTACAAGTGGTTTACAGGCGGCGTACTTAACGCCTCCTTTAACTGCATTGACAGGCACCTCATCTCAGGGCGGCGCAACAAGGCCGCTCTCATCTGGCAGGGCGAAAAAGAAACCGACGTTCGCTGCTATACCTACCAGATGCTGTACACAGAAGTGTGTCGTGTGGCTCACGCGTTGAGCTCGCTGCGTATCCGCAAGGGCGACCATGTGGCGTTGTACATGCCCATGATTCCCGAGCTGTTTATTGCCATGCTGGCCTGCGCCCGTATTGGTGCCATCCACACGGCCATTTTCTCCGGCTATGCGGAAGGCGGCGTGCGCAGTCGCATACAGGGCTGCAAGGCGCGCGTTGTCATCACGGCCGATGCAGCCGTGCGCGGTGGCAAGTTCAAACCCCTCAAGGCCAACCTTGATCCCATCCTCGAAAAGTGCCCCTCTGTGGCGCACGTGGTTGTGGTCAAGCATGCCGGTATTGAGGGCGTCAACATGCAACGCAACCGCGACGTGTGGTGGCACGACCTTATCGACGACTTTACCCTGAACCCCGACTTTCCCTGCGAACCCATGGATGCCAATGACACGCTCTTTCTGCTGCACACCAGTGGCAGTACGGGCAAGCCTACGGGCGTCATGCACTCAACGGGCGGCTACCTGACCTACGCGGCGCACTCCACGCAGTGGTGCTTCGACATGCGTGACGACGACGTGTACTGGTGCACGGCTGACGCCGGGTGGATCACCGGCCACACCTATGGCGTATACGGTCCCCTTTCGCTTGGTGCCACAACGCTCATGTTTGAAGGCGTACCCACGTGGCCCTACCCTGACCGCTACTGGCGCATTGTGGAAAACTTCCGGGTCAACATATTCTACACCGCGCCCACGGTCATACGCTCGCTCATGCGCATGAACGAAGCCTGGACAGAACGCTACGACCTGCGCAGCCTGCGTATTCTGGGCAGCGTGGGCGAGCCCATCAACCCCGAGGCCTGGCACTGGTATCACAAAAACATCGGCGGCGGCGAACTGCCCATCGTGGATACATGGTGGCAGACCGAAACCGGCGGTGCCATGATTGCCCCCATGCCATACGCCACCAAGCTCAAGCCAGGTTCGGCCTCCAAGCCGCTGCCCGGCATTGACGCTGCGGTTATCGGCACGGCCTCGCGCGATGGCGACATAGCCGAGGCTGGCAGCAAGGCCGGTCACCTGGTCATCCGCCGCCCCTGGCCCGGCATGATGCAGGGCGTGTACAACGATGAAGAAAAGTACCAGTCCTACTTCTCGCGTTTCGGCTGCTACTCGTCGGGAGACGCGGCAGAAATTGACCAGGACGGATACTTCTGGATTCTGGGCCGCGTGGACGACTCCATCAACGTTTCGGGCCACCGCCTCTCCACGGCAGAAATTGAAGCCGTGCTGGCCGCCTGCCCCGAAGTGGGTGAAGCCGCTGTGGTTCCCATGCCGCATGCCCTCAAGGGCGAAGGCATCTATGCCTACGTTGTCACGCGCGACGAAGTGCCGTGGAGCGCCCAGCTGCGCGTAAAACTGCGCGACGCCGTGCGCCGCGACATTGGCGCGCTCGCCAGCCCGGAATTCATCCAGTTTGTGGACGCCATGCCCAAGACCACCTCGGGCAAGATCATACGCCGCATGCTGCGCAAGATCGCTGGCGACAGCTATGAAGACATCGGCGACACCACTTCGCTGGCCGAACCCGATGTGATTGGCAAGATCATCGAAGGCCACCGCAACCTTGTTGCTGGCAGACACGAAACGGAAGGCGCCCCGCAGGGCGAAGCCGCTGCCGCTAAGGAATAA
- a CDS encoding multidrug efflux SMR transporter, which produces MAWFALCFAVVTEILWALSLKWASSLGNWQAAAVPIVLSFVNMGLLALAMRGLPAGMTYALWTGAGTVGVVLGGALFFGDKVSLPQLFFIALIIIGSVGTKFFSSQA; this is translated from the coding sequence ATGGCATGGTTTGCATTGTGTTTCGCCGTAGTTACCGAAATCCTGTGGGCGCTCAGCCTCAAGTGGGCTTCTTCGCTGGGCAACTGGCAGGCTGCGGCGGTGCCCATCGTGCTGAGTTTCGTCAATATGGGACTGCTGGCACTTGCCATGCGCGGGCTTCCGGCGGGTATGACCTATGCCCTCTGGACGGGCGCTGGCACTGTGGGCGTGGTTCTGGGAGGGGCGCTGTTTTTCGGCGACAAGGTTTCGCTGCCCCAGCTGTTTTTTATCGCGCTGATCATTATCGGCAGCGTTGGAACAAAGTTTTTTTCATCGCAGGCATAA
- the secA gene encoding preprotein translocase subunit SecA, translated as MFGFLFKKIFGSTNDRYLRKLRPLVQRINALEPEMQQLEDADFSVRIAQYRQEVQDGVRDLDALLPEVFALVREASFRKLGMRHYDVQLIGGMVLHKGKIAEMKTGEGKTLVATLPVVLNALSGKGVHVVTVNDYLAKRDAGWMGQLYEFLGLSTGVIVHGLDDEERKVEYAKDITYGTNNEFGFDYLRDNMKFYASQLVQRPHNFAIVDEVDSILIDEARTPLIISGASDESVGMYRAVDDIVRQLTPEHYQVDEKARTAMLTDEGVARCEELLKVDNLFDPANITAQHHVMQSLKAHLIFKRDVDYIVQEDQVIIVDEFTGRLMAGRRYSDGLHQALEAKEHVTIAAENQTLASITFQNYFRLYDKLSGMTGTADTEAVEFHQIYNLDVLSIPPNKPMVRKDYPDLIYRSRQEKFDAIVEAIAELHQKEQPVLVGTISIETSEMLSHRLAKLGIPHSVLNAKQHEKEAEIVALAGQRGRVTIATNMAGRGTDIMLGEGVVDLGGLHILGTERHESRRIDNQLRGRSGRQGDPGSSRFYLSLEDDLMRLFGSDRIKGLMEKLGLRDGEAIENAMVTRAVEGAQKRVEAHHFEIRKTLLDYDNVMNQQREVIYTLRRELMVEEDLEPVLQEFMSDVLDDVYGPLDNVSADDLEAAQAAAMARLRDVFNLDRVLDEDAALPEREKTQSIVRDILDQLRTETGPTYADILRYFLLEELDRCWKEHLRNMDSLRDGIGLRGYGQRDPKLEYKREGFEMFQAMLFQIRESVFRALTRVRVRIEPIAEEEQQPVEQAAPVEEPKGTPLAREYRHKESNSPLSYSSGGSISEDAQKPAKAGPRIGRNDLCPCGSGKKYKKCCGRES; from the coding sequence ATGTTCGGTTTTCTTTTCAAAAAAATCTTCGGCAGCACCAACGACCGCTACCTGCGAAAACTTCGCCCTCTGGTGCAGCGCATCAACGCTCTTGAGCCCGAGATGCAGCAGCTGGAAGATGCGGACTTTTCCGTTCGCATTGCCCAGTACCGTCAGGAAGTGCAGGACGGCGTGCGCGATCTCGACGCACTGCTGCCCGAAGTTTTTGCCCTGGTGCGCGAAGCATCGTTTCGCAAGCTTGGCATGCGCCACTATGATGTTCAGCTCATAGGCGGCATGGTGCTGCACAAGGGCAAGATTGCCGAAATGAAAACCGGTGAAGGTAAAACCCTCGTCGCAACCCTGCCAGTGGTGCTCAATGCTCTGTCTGGCAAGGGCGTGCACGTTGTGACCGTCAACGACTATCTGGCCAAGCGCGATGCTGGCTGGATGGGCCAGCTTTACGAATTTCTTGGCCTGAGCACCGGTGTGATCGTGCACGGGCTGGACGACGAGGAGCGCAAGGTCGAATACGCCAAGGACATCACCTACGGCACAAACAACGAATTCGGCTTTGACTACCTGCGCGATAACATGAAGTTTTACGCCAGCCAGCTGGTGCAGCGCCCCCACAACTTTGCCATTGTTGACGAAGTGGACTCCATCCTCATCGACGAAGCCAGAACCCCGCTGATCATTTCTGGCGCTTCCGACGAATCTGTGGGCATGTACCGCGCGGTGGACGACATTGTTCGCCAGCTTACACCCGAACACTATCAGGTGGATGAAAAGGCCCGCACCGCCATGCTCACCGACGAAGGCGTGGCCCGCTGCGAAGAACTGCTCAAGGTTGACAACCTGTTTGACCCTGCCAACATCACCGCACAGCATCACGTGATGCAGTCGCTCAAGGCGCACCTTATTTTCAAGCGTGACGTCGACTACATCGTGCAGGAAGACCAGGTTATCATTGTTGACGAATTCACTGGCCGCCTCATGGCTGGCCGCCGCTATTCAGACGGCCTGCATCAGGCGCTGGAAGCCAAGGAACACGTCACCATCGCCGCCGAAAACCAGACTCTGGCCTCCATCACCTTCCAGAACTACTTTCGCCTGTACGACAAGCTTTCGGGCATGACCGGTACGGCCGACACTGAAGCAGTTGAATTCCACCAGATTTACAACCTTGATGTCCTTTCCATTCCGCCCAACAAACCCATGGTCCGCAAGGATTACCCCGACCTTATCTACCGCTCGCGGCAGGAAAAATTCGACGCCATTGTGGAGGCCATTGCCGAGCTGCACCAAAAAGAGCAGCCCGTGCTTGTGGGCACCATCTCCATCGAAACGTCCGAAATGCTCTCGCACCGGCTGGCAAAACTTGGCATCCCCCACAGCGTGCTCAACGCCAAACAGCACGAGAAGGAAGCCGAAATCGTTGCCCTGGCCGGTCAGAGAGGCCGCGTAACCATTGCCACCAACATGGCTGGCCGTGGTACGGACATCATGCTGGGCGAAGGCGTGGTTGATCTTGGCGGTCTGCATATTCTCGGCACAGAGCGGCATGAAAGCCGCCGTATCGACAATCAGCTGCGCGGCCGCTCTGGCCGTCAGGGCGACCCCGGCTCCTCGCGCTTCTACCTTTCGCTTGAAGACGACCTCATGCGGCTTTTTGGTTCAGACCGTATCAAGGGGCTGATGGAAAAGCTGGGCCTGCGCGATGGCGAAGCCATTGAAAACGCAATGGTTACCCGCGCGGTCGAAGGCGCCCAAAAGCGCGTTGAAGCCCACCACTTTGAAATACGCAAAACCCTGCTCGACTACGACAACGTCATGAACCAGCAGCGCGAGGTCATCTACACCCTGCGCCGCGAGCTCATGGTGGAAGAGGACCTTGAGCCCGTTTTGCAGGAATTCATGAGTGACGTGCTGGACGATGTGTACGGCCCGCTCGACAATGTTTCAGCCGATGATCTTGAAGCCGCCCAGGCAGCCGCCATGGCCCGCCTGCGCGACGTGTTCAATCTTGACCGCGTGCTTGACGAAGATGCGGCGCTGCCTGAACGTGAAAAAACGCAAAGCATTGTCCGTGACATTCTCGACCAACTCAGGACCGAAACCGGCCCCACCTATGCCGACATTCTGCGCTACTTTTTGCTGGAAGAACTGGACCGCTGCTGGAAGGAACACCTGCGCAACATGGACTCGCTGCGTGACGGCATAGGCCTGCGTGGCTATGGCCAGCGCGATCCCAAGCTGGAATACAAGCGTGAAGGCTTTGAAATGTTCCAGGCCATGCTGTTCCAGATTCGCGAAAGCGTATTTCGCGCGCTCACGCGCGTACGCGTCCGCATTGAGCCCATCGCCGAAGAAGAACAGCAGCCCGTTGAACAGGCCGCCCCGGTTGAAGAACCCAAGGGCACGCCCCTTGCCCGCGAATACCGCCACAAGGAAAGCAACTCCCCCCTGTCATACTCCAGCGGCGGCAGTATCAGTGAAGATGCCCAAAAGCCCGCCAAGGCTGGCCCGCGCATTGGCCGCAACGACCTTTGCCCCTGCGGCAGCGGCAAGAAATACAAAAAATGCTGCGGGCGCGAAAGCTAG
- a CDS encoding Trm112 family protein, with the protein MPMETTELLKILACPKCLGNLVALEDNGTVAAFACKACGVAYPVRDNIPIMLVEESIPLADWIRDHPAAKEKA; encoded by the coding sequence ATGCCAATGGAAACTACTGAACTGCTAAAGATTCTGGCCTGCCCCAAATGCCTTGGGAACCTTGTTGCGCTTGAAGACAACGGAACAGTGGCCGCCTTTGCCTGCAAGGCCTGTGGCGTTGCCTACCCCGTGCGCGACAACATCCCCATCATGCTGGTGGAAGAGTCCATTCCCCTTGCTGACTGGATCAGGGACCACCCTGCAGCCAAGGAAAAGGCCTGA
- a CDS encoding Maf family nucleotide pyrophosphatase, whose product MRPLFRLSAGYELVLASGSPRRRQFLNEWGIPFRLALASTEEPRPMPGELPEAYTRRAAVAKALAVGRTLPPKASQKPVLLAADTVVAIGGDILGKPENPAHALTMLERLSGASHEVISAVCLLLPAQSAGPLSASTLPELHVEETVAGSFRMLSFSDVSRVVFHHWPRPVLQAYVNTGEPSDKAGAYAIQGQGAVLVERVEGSWSTVVGLPVTPLAQVMISLGIMQPYGA is encoded by the coding sequence ATGCGTCCGCTGTTTCGGCTCTCCGCGGGTTACGAGCTTGTGCTGGCCTCGGGCTCGCCCCGCAGGCGGCAGTTTTTGAACGAATGGGGCATTCCCTTCCGCCTTGCTCTTGCCAGTACGGAAGAACCCCGTCCCATGCCCGGTGAATTGCCCGAGGCCTACACCCGGCGGGCAGCGGTTGCCAAGGCTCTGGCCGTGGGCCGGACCCTGCCGCCAAAAGCTTCCCAAAAGCCGGTTCTGCTTGCTGCGGATACCGTAGTGGCCATTGGCGGCGACATTCTTGGCAAGCCGGAAAACCCCGCCCATGCGCTGACCATGCTTGAACGCCTTAGCGGTGCAAGCCATGAGGTTATCAGCGCAGTATGCCTGCTGCTGCCCGCGCAGAGCGCAGGGCCTTTATCGGCCAGCACCCTGCCGGAGCTGCACGTTGAGGAGACTGTAGCGGGCTCATTTCGCATGCTGAGCTTCAGCGATGTGAGCCGCGTTGTTTTCCACCACTGGCCCCGCCCAGTGCTGCAAGCCTATGTGAACACAGGCGAACCCAGCGACAAGGCTGGCGCATACGCCATTCAGGGTCAGGGAGCCGTGCTGGTCGAGCGGGTGGAAGGCTCGTGGAGCACGGTGGTAGGGCTGCCCGTAACGCCGCTGGCCCAGGTTATGATCAGCCTGGGAATCATGCAGCCCTATGGGGCATAG
- a CDS encoding response regulator: MSTVDTTNRAKLNSYQDTVITYITKESGHILVVSDDQAFCTQLRLTLAKEMGLTAQSIFTSLADPRMMLRELRDILARHPAPLIFIERSIGGRDLSFLVSQIKQAFTALKIIVLTSDVQRDRLMLLHEVGADNFIAKPVSANTLIEKMAFTLKPQSKLGQIIDMAKKLFAMKKYDMALTACQKVLSLKPGSAAAFLVMGDVFRATQQYDKARLSYESAAKSADLYLAPLQRLAEMYEEIGDVPQQVRYLEKLDSLSPLNVNRKVSLGEAHFANGDMEKAEAFFEKAVVQMNREAADGLSALSSRIAGIYGERAPEMAEKFLRSSLEAKGKRLGRSDLSLFNQLGISLRRQGRWQDAITEYKRAIKIAPDDPTLYYNVGMAFAEGADFLQAKANLVKAMDLEPEMVKTNASIACNFGAVFLQSGDRDRATQFFQQALALKPGMKIAQQGLQRAQVKA, from the coding sequence ATGTCCACAGTTGATACAACAAATCGTGCCAAGCTGAATTCGTACCAAGACACTGTTATTACATACATTACTAAAGAGAGTGGCCATATCCTTGTGGTCAGCGACGACCAGGCCTTCTGCACCCAGCTGCGGCTGACTCTTGCCAAAGAAATGGGCCTTACCGCCCAGAGCATCTTCACATCTCTGGCTGACCCCCGCATGATGCTGCGCGAGCTGCGCGACATTCTGGCGCGTCACCCAGCCCCCCTTATCTTTATTGAGCGCAGCATTGGCGGCCGTGACCTCAGCTTTCTGGTAAGCCAGATCAAGCAGGCCTTTACCGCGCTAAAAATCATTGTACTCACCAGCGATGTGCAGCGTGACCGGCTCATGCTGCTGCACGAAGTGGGGGCGGATAACTTTATTGCAAAGCCCGTGTCGGCCAACACGCTGATTGAAAAAATGGCCTTTACCCTCAAGCCGCAAAGTAAACTGGGGCAGATCATCGATATGGCAAAAAAGCTCTTTGCCATGAAAAAATACGATATGGCGCTTACAGCCTGCCAAAAGGTGCTGAGCCTCAAGCCCGGCAGTGCTGCCGCATTTCTGGTGATGGGCGATGTTTTTCGCGCCACCCAGCAGTATGACAAGGCCCGGCTCTCGTATGAATCCGCGGCCAAGTCCGCCGATCTGTATCTGGCCCCCCTGCAGCGGCTGGCTGAAATGTACGAAGAAATCGGCGACGTTCCCCAGCAGGTGCGCTACCTTGAGAAGCTCGACTCTCTCTCGCCCCTCAACGTTAACCGCAAGGTCAGCCTTGGCGAAGCCCACTTTGCCAATGGCGACATGGAAAAAGCCGAGGCTTTTTTTGAAAAGGCAGTGGTGCAGATGAACCGCGAGGCCGCCGATGGCCTCAGTGCCCTGTCGAGCCGTATTGCCGGAATCTATGGCGAACGGGCTCCTGAAATGGCTGAGAAATTTCTGCGCAGCAGCCTGGAAGCCAAGGGCAAGCGCCTTGGTCGCAGCGACCTGTCGCTCTTTAACCAGCTGGGAATCAGCCTGCGCAGGCAGGGACGCTGGCAGGACGCCATTACCGAATACAAGCGCGCCATAAAAATCGCACCCGACGACCCCACGCTCTATTATAATGTAGGAATGGCCTTTGCCGAGGGTGCAGATTTTCTTCAGGCCAAGGCCAATCTGGTAAAGGCCATGGATCTCGAACCCGAAATGGTCAAGACCAATGCCTCCATAGCCTGCAACTTTGGCGCAGTATTTCTGCAGTCGGGCGACCGCGACCGGGCTACCCAGTTTTTCCAGCAGGCTCTTGCCCTGAAACCCGGCATGAAAATCGCCCAGCAGGGCCTGCAGCGCGCGCAGGTCAAGGCATAG
- a CDS encoding FeoA family protein has product MSQIVNLRQMQVGQQGKIAAVEALGEMNRRIRDMGLIPGTTVSIVGRAPLKDPVALRLSGVTISLRNSEADFIKVDLSGASS; this is encoded by the coding sequence ATGAGCCAGATTGTCAATCTGCGTCAGATGCAAGTAGGTCAGCAAGGCAAGATTGCCGCAGTGGAAGCATTGGGTGAAATGAACCGTCGTATCCGCGACATGGGCCTTATTCCCGGCACTACGGTTTCCATTGTGGGCCGTGCCCCCCTTAAGGATCCGGTTGCCCTGCGCCTTTCGGGCGTTACCATCTCCCTGCGCAACAGCGAAGCCGACTTCATTAAAGTTGACCTCTCTGGCGCTTCCAGCTAG
- a CDS encoding GNAT family N-acetyltransferase has translation MRILHKQQHLPPLDGPRLQEPRPFHGAGVPPDEHNGAPLVPVARRERGSAAQGAAAQHREAPAGKDVGTEAFELRQLGEEDFEEFEALLRYAFQVSTSEMARIGWSDMEMKQSKMPIFEASHVMGWFYKGHLASQIVIYPMEVNIQGEICKMGGITGVATYPEYTGRGLIHSLIGKSLEYMRSQQQIISYLCPYSIPLYRKHGWEIVSDKMTFTIKDTQLPKRHPVDGQIERVDIECEDLHRVYKYFSLQEHGALIRGDLEWEEYWRWDSDDVMAAVYYSADAKPLGYVIYYIENEVFSIKEMVYLNQEAKYGIWNYISAHFSMITKVEGANYTGEPIAFQFEDSEIDESIQPYAMARIVDVQRFIEQYSFQFEDPKLTLEIEVSDVMAPWNNGIFHVSWRDGRTFCEKVNIWSTGHRLSLDIKTLTTMLMGYKRPTYLYNNDRIDMDYHLLKTLETLIPPDKPYFSDYF, from the coding sequence ATGCGCATTCTTCATAAACAGCAGCATCTTCCTCCGCTAGACGGGCCGCGTCTGCAAGAGCCGCGTCCTTTTCACGGCGCAGGTGTACCACCAGATGAGCACAATGGCGCGCCCCTTGTGCCGGTAGCTCGACGCGAGCGCGGGTCAGCCGCGCAGGGCGCTGCCGCCCAACATAGAGAGGCCCCCGCCGGAAAGGATGTGGGCACGGAAGCCTTTGAGCTGCGCCAGCTCGGCGAAGAAGATTTTGAGGAGTTCGAGGCCCTGCTGCGCTACGCCTTTCAGGTCAGTACCTCTGAAATGGCCCGCATCGGCTGGTCAGACATGGAGATGAAGCAGTCCAAGATGCCCATATTTGAGGCGTCTCACGTGATGGGCTGGTTCTACAAGGGGCATCTGGCTTCACAGATCGTCATCTACCCCATGGAAGTGAACATCCAGGGCGAGATATGCAAAATGGGCGGTATTACCGGTGTGGCCACCTATCCCGAATACACCGGGCGCGGGCTTATCCATTCGCTCATTGGTAAAAGCCTTGAGTATATGCGTTCGCAGCAGCAGATCATCTCTTACCTCTGTCCCTATTCCATTCCCCTGTACCGCAAGCACGGCTGGGAAATTGTATCGGACAAGATGACCTTTACCATCAAGGACACCCAGCTGCCCAAGCGTCACCCCGTGGACGGGCAGATTGAGCGCGTAGACATAGAGTGCGAAGACCTGCACAGGGTTTACAAGTATTTTTCCCTGCAGGAACACGGCGCGCTCATTCGCGGCGATCTGGAATGGGAAGAATACTGGCGCTGGGATTCGGACGACGTTATGGCGGCGGTGTATTACAGCGCCGACGCCAAGCCCCTTGGCTACGTCATCTATTACATAGAGAACGAAGTTTTCAGCATCAAAGAAATGGTCTACCTGAACCAGGAAGCCAAGTACGGCATCTGGAACTACATAAGCGCCCATTTTTCCATGATTACCAAGGTGGAAGGCGCCAACTACACAGGCGAGCCCATTGCCTTCCAGTTTGAGGATAGCGAAATTGACGAGAGCATCCAGCCCTATGCCATGGCCCGCATTGTAGACGTGCAGCGCTTCATAGAGCAGTACAGCTTTCAGTTTGAAGACCCCAAGCTCACCCTCGAGATTGAAGTAAGCGACGTGATGGCCCCGTGGAACAACGGCATCTTCCATGTAAGCTGGCGTGATGGCCGCACGTTCTGCGAAAAGGTCAACATCTGGAGCACGGGTCACCGTCTCTCGCTGGATATCAAGACGCTCACCACCATGCTGATGGGCTACAAGCGGCCTACCTACCTTTACAACAACGATCGCATTGATATGGACTATCACCTGCTGAAAACACTGGAAACGCTTATCCCGCCAGACAAGCCGTATTTTTCGGATTACTTCTGA